Sequence from the Candidatus Margulisiibacteriota bacterium genome:
CAAAAAGCCGAAATTGCCGTCAGGCCGCCGGACGATATTGTTTTAGATGAAGACATCTTACAAAAAAAAGTCTACGACCAAAACGACCAATTCGTTGGCACGGCGGCGGAGATAATCCAAACTCCAGCGCATGACGTGCTGGTAATCATGGCGGACGCTGAGCGAAGTCGAAGCATCCGCAAAGAAATTTTAGTTCCGCTTATTCCGGTTTTTGTTAAAGAGATTTCTGCTATAATCAAGGTGGATTTGAAAAATTTGGCAGAATACCCCGCATGAAGTTCAATATATTAACGATATTTCCCGAAGTCATCGAGCCGTACTGCGGCGCGTCGATCATCGGGCGGGCGCGGAAAAAAAAACTGCTGCAAATCAAGGTCGTGAATATCCGTGATTTTGCCGCGGACAAACACCGCAAGACGGATGACGAGCCTTTCGGCGGCGGGCCGGGCATGGTCATGCTGGCGCAGCCGATCTATGACTGCCTCGCCGCGCTGAAACTCCCCAAAAAACGCCGCGTGATCCTGACCAGCCCGCAGGGACAGCCTTGGACGCAAAAACTCGCGCGGGAAATGGCCGCTGAGAAAAATATCACCATCATCTGCGGCCGCTACGAGGGCGTTGACGAGCGGGTCATGCCGCTGATTACGGACGAGATTTCCATCGGCGATTATGTCCTGACCGGCGGGGAACTGCCCGCGCTGGTCATGCTGGACAGCATCGCGCGGATGATCCCCGGCGTGGTCGGCAAAGAGGAGTCCGTCATCAACGAAACTTTTTACGACGGCGCGTCTTTTGATTACCCGCATTATACGCGGCCGGCGGATTTTCGCGGCCTAAAAGCCCCTGACGTCCTGCTCAATGGCAATCACCAAGCCATCGCCGCGTGGCGCCAAAAAATGGCGGAAGAAAAAAGAAAAAAAGTCCGGCCAGAACTGTAAACAACTCGAAAGCCCAACTACGCGCATTTACGGATATAGATCAGCGTGTAATAACTCGGCCGGTTGTCAAAAGCCGTGCCGGAGCCGGTATCGCCCACACTGCCGCCGGAAATATTATGCGTGTGAGCGCCGTCGCCCCCTGTAGTCCCTGAATAGTAATGTGTATGCGAGCCTTCACCGGCTGTATCACCGGCCAGCGTATGCTTGTGTCCCACGCTGTCTATCGTGCCGGACGGTGTCATAGAAAATTTTATACCCCTGCCATTACCACCAGTCGTAAGTCCCCACGTAATACCAGCTTGTGAAGAAAACACATCACCCATACCACCTACACTTGTCAGCTCAGCCGCATCACCAATGGGTATGTACCCGGAAGCAGCCGTGCCGGTAAATGTATGACTGTGGTATTCGTCGGACACGCTGACAGCGGATAAACCGTGCGCGTGGGTTGTGCCACCGCCTGATGATCCTGAATAACTATGCGTGTGCCCTGACGCCATGTCAGCGCTCAAGCCGGACAATTGATGGCTGTGCGCCGGCAAGTTGCTCGTGGTTAACGTAAGGCTGTTGCTGCCGCCGGCGCTTCCTTTAACAGCGGCGCCCATGATAAATTTGTCCGTCAAATCCGGCGTCAGTCCAGCGGCGGCGTTGGCAGCGTCGCACCTGTACCAGCCCTTGAGCGTAACATTATCCGCCCAGCTATTTCCGTCATACATCAGTATCGCGCCTATCGGAAAAAAAGTTAAATGCAAAATATCGTCCGCCAGCATCGGCTCGCCTTTGGCTATTTTAGGCTGCAAAATTCTAGTCATACAAAATCCCCCTTTGTTCTTTATAGTGTCTTTATA
This genomic interval carries:
- a CDS encoding PRC-barrel domain-containing protein, with the protein product MVGAHGIKGELKLNCRYRNFDFSKIAKIFIGGQEYALRAARPHKTNILLSLAEVNSLNTAEKLRGQKAEIAVRPPDDIVLDEDILQKKVYDQNDQFVGTAAEIIQTPAHDVLVIMADAERSRSIRKEILVPLIPVFVKEISAIIKVDLKNLAEYPA
- the trmD gene encoding tRNA (guanosine(37)-N1)-methyltransferase TrmD produces the protein MKFNILTIFPEVIEPYCGASIIGRARKKKLLQIKVVNIRDFAADKHRKTDDEPFGGGPGMVMLAQPIYDCLAALKLPKKRRVILTSPQGQPWTQKLAREMAAEKNITIICGRYEGVDERVMPLITDEISIGDYVLTGGELPALVMLDSIARMIPGVVGKEESVINETFYDGASFDYPHYTRPADFRGLKAPDVLLNGNHQAIAAWRQKMAEEKRKKVRPEL